The Candidatus Baltobacteraceae bacterium DNA window GGTGGCCACTCGCGTTCACGCTCGGAGCAATCGTTTCGCCCCCGGACGCGGTCGCCGCGGAGGCGATCTTTTCCGAACTCGCGATCCCGCGGCGGATCGCTGCGATCATTACCGGCGAATGCCTGTTCAACGACGCAACCGCGCTGGTTCTCTATCGCTTTGCGCTGGCCGCCGCGGTAACCGGAGCGTTTTCGCTGACGCAAGCGACGCTGACGTTCGTTCTCGTTGCGGCCGGCGGCGTGGCGATCGGGATCGTGACGGCGTTCGGGGTCGAAGGCATCATGCGTTATCTCGCGCGCCGCGGAGCCAACGATCCGACCGTTGCCAGCGTCCTCTTTCTGCTCGCTCCGTTCATCTCGTACGTTCCGGCTGAGGCCCTCCACGTTTCCGGCGTGTTGGCGGCGGTATGCGCGGGATTGATCAGCGGCCGCCGCTCGAGTGAGTTCATCGATTCGGAGACGCGGCTGCTGGGTTCGGGGGTCTGGCAGCTCCTCACGTTTATCCTCAACGCTTTCGCGTTTCTGCTCATCGGATTGGAGCTGCCGGAGATTCTCGCCAAGCTCGTGCCGCACGTCCGCGACTACATTCTTTACGGCTTGGCGCTGGCGGCGCTCGTGATCGTCGTACGGCTGATATGGGTCTTCCCGGCAACCTATCTTCCGCGCCTGATTCCGCGCCTACGCAAACTCGATCCAAGTCCGCCGGCGAACGCGGTCTTCGTCATCGGTTGGTCCGGGATGCGCGGCATCGTGTCGTTGGCCGCGGCGCTCGCGCTGCCGTACTCGCTGGGCCATACCGGCTTCCCCGAGCGCGCCGTGACGATTTTCTTCACCTTCTGCGTCGTTTTCGTGACGTTGGCTTTCCAGGGGCTAACGCTCGGGCCGATCATCGAGCGGCTCGGCATCACCGAGACGAGCAAAGGCGCGCAGCGCGAAGCGCATTTGCGCGTCCGCGCGCTCGAAGCGGGCTTGGAGCGTCTGCGCGACTACGAACGGCGACACCACGGTGCCCTCGAGACCGAAGTCGTAGGGCGAGTGATGGAGGAGTATCAGCAGCGCATCGACCTGCTGCGTGGACGCGGCGCGCCGGCCGACACCGACGAGAGCCGAGCGAGCGTGCTCGATCGCGAACTAGAAAAGGAAGCGCTCGCGGCCGAGCGCCGCACGATCACGACGATGCGCACCGCCGGTGAGATCCCCGACGACATCTTCCGGTCGATCGAGTACGACCTCGACCTGGCCGCACTTCGGCTGGCTTAGGGCGACGCGGTCGCGGCCGGGCTCGGGTTGGGTGACGGGCTGCCCGAGGAGGCAGGCGATGTGCTCGCGGCCGCGCTTGGCGTCGCGGTCGGAGCCGGCGACGGGGTCGCCGGTGGGGGAAGCGTCGGCTGGCCGGCCGGATGCACCGACGGAACGAGCCGCACGTAACCGATGGAAACCGCTTGCTCCTTCAGCACGGTCGTGTCGGCGGTCGAGTAGTCGTAGCCCGGCGCTCGAGCCGTGACCGTCTGGTCGCCGACGGGCACTTTGGTCAACGTAAACGCGCCGTTGGGGTCGGCCGTCGTCGTGTACAGCGACCCGACCGAAACCAATGCGCTCGGAATCGGCCGGTTGGTCATCGCATCGAGGACGCGTCCGGTGACTTGCCCGTAATCTTGCACGCCAACGACATTTGGCGTAGGCGAGCACCCGTCACCCAAGGCGAATAAGAATATCATTCCGAGTACCACGTACCGCATACCGCCAGGTATAGCGGAGCGGAGGCCAAAACCCTGTCTCCTGCATGAGCCCGTATATTCCGGTCGCGATTTACCTCTGCGTCGCGCTAGCGGCGGCACTGTTGTTTTCGGTACTGCCCGGGCTCGTCGCGCGCCGTAAACCGAATCCGCAAAAACTCGAAGCGTACGAGTGCGGCGTCGAGCCGACGTCGGCCGTGGCGGGTCGCTTCCCGGTGCGTTTTTATCTCATCGCGATGCTGTTCGTGATCTTCGACGTCGAAGCGGCGTCGTTTTATCCGTGGGCCGTGCAGATGCACGCGCTGCGCGTCTTCGGTTTGCTCGAAATGATCGTCTTCATCATCGTGCTCGCCATCGGTTACGCCTACGTCTGGAAAAAGGGTGGTTTCGTTTGGAGGTAGGACCCGGACAATTTCTTCTCGCGCGTCTCGACGACGTCGCGCGTTGGGCGCAAAGCTCGTCGGTGTGGCCTCTGACTATGGGTCTTGCGTGCTGTGCGATCGAGATGATGACCGTTACTTCGTCGGAGTACGACATCGCGCGGCTGGGCTCCGAAGTCTTTCGCAGCTCGCCGCGGCAAGCCGACCTCATGATCGTCTCGGGGCGAGTCGCGTGGAAGATGGCGCCGGTCGTGAAGCGCCTCTTCGATCAGATGGCCGATCCGAAATGGGTTATCTCGATGGGCGCGTGCGCGAGTTCGGGCGGTATTTTCGATAACTATGCCGTGGTTCAAGGCATCGATACCATCGTGCCGGTCGACGTCTACGTTCCCGGTTGTCCGCCCACGCCCGACGGTCTGCTCTATGCCGTGAACTTGATTCAGCAGCAGATCCGCGAAGGCGGTCGCGGCGGAATCCTCGCCAGGTCTTAAGGTCGAATCCAGTCATGCCAAGCACGCAAACGCCACCGCTCGCCGGCGCCGCAATCGATCCTCCAAGCCTACGGCCGCCGATCGATGACGCCGTCATCGAGCGTATCGAGCCGTCGGCACTGCGCGATCGCCTGACCGCGCTCAAGGCCGAAGGCTATACGATGCTGCTCGATCTCGGCGCCGTCGATTATCCCGAGCGTACGCCGCGCTTCGACGTCGTCTATCACTTGCTCAAGATGCCGGCGCGTGCCGCGAGCGTGTCGGACGTCGGTACGCCGGCGCGCGTGCGCTTGCTGTGCGGGGTAGACGGCGCGAACCCGCGGCTCCCCAGCGTCATGGATCTGTGGAAGTCGGCCGATTGGGCCGAACGCGAAGTCTTCGATCTGTTCGGCATCGTTTTCGAAGGACACCCCGACTTGCGCCGCATTCAGTTGCCGTACGACTGGGAAGGTCATCCGCTGCGCAAAGATTATCCGACGCGCGGTCCCGCCAAGGAGCGTTCGCCGCGTCCGGCGTTTGCCAATAAGTTGAACGTACAGGCGGGGACGCCGCCGTCGGGCCGCACGCTGGAGGCGCTGCAAGAACAAATCAAACGCGCGCGCGAGGCCGATTCAAAGTGAGTATGTCGACGCAGCCGCTGACGCCCGAAATCGTCAGCCAAGAAGGCAACGCGATGGTGCTTTCGATGGGGCCGCAACACCCGTCGACGCACGGCGTGCTTCAGATCATGCTCGAGATCGAGGGTGAGAGCGTCGTCAAAGCGGAGCCCGAGATCGGCTATCTGCACACGGGCATCGAGAAGACCGCCGAAAGCCTTTTCTGGTCGCAAGCGCAGACGGTGATCGAGCGCATGGACTATCTCGCTCCGTCGTCCAACGCGCTCTGCTATGCGCTTGCCGTCGAGAAGCTGCTCGGCGTCACCGATCGCATACCCGAACGCGCGCAAGTCGTTCGCGTGCTGCTGATGGAACTCACGCGTATCGCGTCGCACTGCGTGTGGCTGGGCACGCACGGAATCGATCTCGGCGCCATCTCGGTCTTTTTCTACTGCTTCGATCTGCGCGAGAACGTGCTGGACATGCAAGAGTCCGCCGGCGGCGCGCGGATGCATCCGAACTACGTGCGCGTCGGCGGCCTCAACGGCGACCTTCCCGACGGCTACGCGGACCGGCTCGACGCGTTCATCGAGAAGTTTCCGGGCCGCATGCGCGAGCTGCGCGGCTTGCTTCAGGCCAACCCGATCTTCCAAGACCGCACCATCGACGTCGGCATGCTTGCGATCGAAGAAGCGCTGGCGTGGAACGTTACGGGGCCGAGCCTGCGCGGGAGCGGCATCGCATACGACGTACGCAAGGCGTTTCCGTACTGCGGTTACGAGACCTACGAGTTCGACGTCCCGACCCGCACCGAAGGCGACGCGTACGCGCGCTTCCTGGTGCGGCTCGACGAGATGGAACAATCGCACCGCATCATCTGTCAGGCGCGCAAACGGTTGGAAAAACCGGGCGCGGTACTGCTCGACGATCCCAAGATCGTCGCTCCGCCCAAAGAGACGATCGCGCTCTCGATGGAAGCGCTGATCCATCATTTCAAGATCATCAGCGAGGGCTTCCGCGTCCCGCCGGGCGACGTCTATCAGCCGGTGGAGAGCCCGCGCGGGGAGCTGGGATACTACATCGTGAGCAACGGCGAGAACCGTCCGTATCGCGTACGCACGCGGCCGCCGAGCATGTACAATCTGCAGGCGCTCAAGGGCATCGCTCCGGGAAATCTGATCGCCGACCTCGTCGTCATGATCGGCAGTTTGGATCCGGTCTTCGGGGAGGTCGACCGATGATCGACGCTGTGGCGAACGAACGCGAAGCCGCATTTCCGGCGTTGCTGCAGCGGTTGCGGCCGGAGTGCGAGCGGATCGTCGCGCAGTACGAGCAGAAGCGTTCGGCGTTGCTTCCGTTGATGCACTTGTTTCAGCAGCACGAAGGGTTCGTTAGTCCGCAGGCGATGCGCGCGGGTGCCGCGATGCTCGATCTCACGCTTGCCGAAGTCGAGGGGACGATCTCGTTTTACACGCTGTTCTACCGCAAACCGGTCGGTAAGTACGTGCTGCAGGTTTGTCGCGGGTTAGCGTGTTCGATCAACGGCGCGCAAGAGATCATGGCGTACTTTCGCGAGAAGCTCGGCGTCGGCCATCTGCAGACGACCAACGACGGAACGTTTTCGTACGAAGAGGTCGAGTGCCTAGCGGCGTGCGACAAGCCGACGTGCATGCAGG harbors:
- a CDS encoding Na+/H+ antiporter; its protein translation is MTQALVLITFLVAVVILTLIARRLRIPYPIAFVVGGIALAFSRNLPRPHIEPDLILLLILPPLLYSAAWSTDAWDLRRNIRPIALLAIGLVLFTTVAVAAFAHFFVGFGWPLAFTLGAIVSPPDAVAAEAIFSELAIPRRIAAIITGECLFNDATALVLYRFALAAAVTGAFSLTQATLTFVLVAAGGVAIGIVTAFGVEGIMRYLARRGANDPTVASVLFLLAPFISYVPAEALHVSGVLAAVCAGLISGRRSSEFIDSETRLLGSGVWQLLTFILNAFAFLLIGLELPEILAKLVPHVRDYILYGLALAALVIVVRLIWVFPATYLPRLIPRLRKLDPSPPANAVFVIGWSGMRGIVSLAAALALPYSLGHTGFPERAVTIFFTFCVVFVTLAFQGLTLGPIIERLGITETSKGAQREAHLRVRALEAGLERLRDYERRHHGALETEVVGRVMEEYQQRIDLLRGRGAPADTDESRASVLDRELEKEALAAERRTITTMRTAGEIPDDIFRSIEYDLDLAALRLA
- a CDS encoding carboxypeptidase-like regulatory domain-containing protein, with the translated sequence MQDYGQVTGRVLDAMTNRPIPSALVSVGSLYTTTADPNGAFTLTKVPVGDQTVTARAPGYDYSTADTTVLKEQAVSIGYVRLVPSVHPAGQPTLPPPATPSPAPTATPSAAASTSPASSGSPSPNPSPAATASP
- a CDS encoding NADH-quinone oxidoreductase subunit A; protein product: MSPYIPVAIYLCVALAAALLFSVLPGLVARRKPNPQKLEAYECGVEPTSAVAGRFPVRFYLIAMLFVIFDVEAASFYPWAVQMHALRVFGLLEMIVFIIVLAIGYAYVWKKGGFVWR
- a CDS encoding NADH-quinone oxidoreductase subunit B family protein, which translates into the protein MEVGPGQFLLARLDDVARWAQSSSVWPLTMGLACCAIEMMTVTSSEYDIARLGSEVFRSSPRQADLMIVSGRVAWKMAPVVKRLFDQMADPKWVISMGACASSGGIFDNYAVVQGIDTIVPVDVYVPGCPPTPDGLLYAVNLIQQQIREGGRGGILARS
- a CDS encoding NADH-quinone oxidoreductase subunit C, translating into MPSTQTPPLAGAAIDPPSLRPPIDDAVIERIEPSALRDRLTALKAEGYTMLLDLGAVDYPERTPRFDVVYHLLKMPARAASVSDVGTPARVRLLCGVDGANPRLPSVMDLWKSADWAEREVFDLFGIVFEGHPDLRRIQLPYDWEGHPLRKDYPTRGPAKERSPRPAFANKLNVQAGTPPSGRTLEALQEQIKRAREADSK
- the nuoD gene encoding NADH dehydrogenase (quinone) subunit D, coding for MSTQPLTPEIVSQEGNAMVLSMGPQHPSTHGVLQIMLEIEGESVVKAEPEIGYLHTGIEKTAESLFWSQAQTVIERMDYLAPSSNALCYALAVEKLLGVTDRIPERAQVVRVLLMELTRIASHCVWLGTHGIDLGAISVFFYCFDLRENVLDMQESAGGARMHPNYVRVGGLNGDLPDGYADRLDAFIEKFPGRMRELRGLLQANPIFQDRTIDVGMLAIEEALAWNVTGPSLRGSGIAYDVRKAFPYCGYETYEFDVPTRTEGDAYARFLVRLDEMEQSHRIICQARKRLEKPGAVLLDDPKIVAPPKETIALSMEALIHHFKIISEGFRVPPGDVYQPVESPRGELGYYIVSNGENRPYRVRTRPPSMYNLQALKGIAPGNLIADLVVMIGSLDPVFGEVDR
- a CDS encoding NAD(P)H-dependent oxidoreductase subunit E → MIDAVANEREAAFPALLQRLRPECERIVAQYEQKRSALLPLMHLFQQHEGFVSPQAMRAGAAMLDLTLAEVEGTISFYTLFYRKPVGKYVLQVCRGLACSINGAQEIMAYFREKLGVGHLQTTNDGTFSYEEVECLAACDKPTCMQVNLEFVYSLTPQKIDDMLAAIRAGTYDVAPMPQTQTPAATWTFTQDAEVATGRKSAGAVGVPNPNNAGGVGDAAGIIMLDRIVNNDISFYERTRERAVRDSRAVTEVVESNGSNGHAGH